The segment CAGTTTCAGATACAACCCACAATGCAATCATTGCCAACAACAGCCCAGCTAGTGAATTCTACACTCATATAGTATTTGAGGAAGTCACAGGTATTGTTGGTGAAAACATAAATGTTGCCATGTACGTTACCAATGATAACGGTGAAAATACCGATGGTGCAATATGCCTGAAAGTCAATGATGAACTGTTGTATGATGAAGATGGAAACATTATCGTATTGGAAGTAGCTGGTGGATTTGCAATGCTTGATAACTACATCATACCTACCCAGTGGCTAAAATCCGATACCATATTAACAGCATTATTCACAAACGGAGTATACAGTATTAGCGAAAGCACTTCAATGAACATTGAGAAAATGGATGCATGCGTTGAAATTACCACCGAAGACCTAACTGTAGCAGCAGGCAGTCAAATCACATTATCAGCAAGAGTAACTGATAGTAACGGTGAAGCAATTAACGGTCAGCTGGCATTCAAACTCAACGGCAACACAATCGAAGACAATGATGAAAAACTCATATTCGTAGATGTGGTCGATGGAATCGCAACGTATGAATACACCTTACCAAGTGATATGACCTCTGGTACATACACTTTAACGGCTGTATTTGAAAACGCATACTATCTACGCAGTGATGACAGTAGAACTTTGACAATAGAATAGAGATATTCTATTTTCTTCTTATTTTTTTTCACTTTTATGACCTCCAATTAGGATACTATTTTTATATTACTTTAATACATCTGCCAACACAATCAAAATTTTAAAATATGTCAAGACATAAATATACTATCATATAATTAAATACTTTGAGTCTAATTACATGATTGAAGAATACAATACCGTTATAAAAAATCCGCGTAAGGTCATTACCCGTTATGCCTCATGTTATCCCAATATCTACAGGGTTGCCATGAGTTCACTGGGTTACCATATTATATATGATTACCTGAATGAACGTGAGGACATCTACTGCGAACGTGTTATCTACCCACAGACTAAGAGTATTGAAACCCGCACTTCCCTTTCAGAATTTGACATTGTCGGCTTTACCCTTCAGTTTGAACAGGATTACCTTAACATGATAGACATGTTAAAGCGTAGCGGCATACCCCTCTTATCAAAAGACCGAAAACCACATCATCCATTGGTCATTGCAGGCGGTCCATGTGCGGCTTCAAATCCGCTTCCCATATCCAATTTTGTAGATTTCTTCGCAGTCGGTGACGGTGAATTGATGCTTGATGAGATTGTTAATATAAGACAGGACACCAATAATCCAAGGGCTGACATATTTGACTTTCTGGAAGTGCCCGGCGTTTACATTCCAGGTCAGAAGGTAAAGCTTCAGCAGGTAAGAAATATGCAGAAGGCACATCGTCCAATCTATCAGATTGTTACAAAGACCGATAATCCAAAGTTTATGCCCGCTTTTGGTGATAATGCATTCCTACTTGAGGTTTCACGTGGATGCAGTCGTGGATGCAGGTTCTGTATGAGCGGTTGCATGTACCGTCCAAGACGTGAGGTAAAACTGGAGACACTGGTGGATACCGCCATTAAGACAAGACATGTAACGGGCCATGACAAGGTAGCGTTAATTGGTGAGGCCGTAAGTGACTACAGCAGAATTGAAGACTTATGCAGCATACTGTCCGAGGAGGGATTTCAGATAGCCACACCTTCCCTGAGGGTGGAAAGCGTGAGTGATGAACTGCTTGAAATCTTAAAGGATAGTGGTTTGAAGACAATTACCATAGCACCGGAGACCACACAGAATCAGAGATGGAAACTTAACAAGCCGATGAGTGATCATCAGATACATCATACGATTGACCGTGCCATTAACCTGAAGTTAAAGGTTAAGATGTACCTGTTGTTGGGTACACCCGGCGAGACAAAGGAGGACGTTCTGGAATTGGTTAACTTCATAAGGGGCATTACCAGTCGTGGCGTCAGGTACAATACCGTCAAGACCAGCGTTAATCCACTTATTCCAAAGCCGCATACGCCTTTGCAGTGGATGAAATTTGACTATGATGACCTCTTTGACAAGTTCAAGAAGTACAGTACCCGGCTTAAGTATTCACATAAGCAGGAAAATCTAAAGAAAGCCACCATGCAGTATGTATTGACCAATTCGGGCGGTGAATTAAATAAGTTGCTCATGATTGGTGACAGGATACAGTTTAAGGACTGGTATAAGCTGGCCGTTAACATAAACAATATCAAGCAAAACAGCGAGTATGCACTTCCATGGCACGAAATTGACGTGGGGGTAAGCAACAAGTTTCTAAGGGCCGAATATGACAGGGTTCAATCCGGCCAGATTACTCCATGGTGTGAGGAGGATGGCTGTCACGGATGTGGAGCCTGTATGTAATAAGATTAATCCATCAAACAACATCCCCCCCCCCTCCCTTTTAAATATGAAATTACTATTTTTAATCATCAATTCCATTTTATAATTTTTTTTAGATAATCATAAGCGATTGTTATAACAATGAATATACGGCAATCCTGGAAGTATTGAAATTAAAAGACATGTCCATTAACTCAATGCGTTCTAATTACAATTTTCAGTAGAATTATTAATATCAAAGAACAAAAATATTATTATAAAAATATATGGATGGTGAACTATGAATAATAAAAAAGTTATTTCCTTGTTCATATTTTGTTTAATCCTCATTGTAGGTGTTAGTGCAGTTTCAGCAAGTGACGCTAATCAAACAGATGATAATATGCAAGATACACTAACACAATCACATGAGGTTAATGAGGATATCAAGGATGTACAGGCAAGTAATTTAAATGATAATAAAGAAAAGAACATTAAAACGGCAACAAAAACTGTTTCAACATATAATCAACTTAAAACAGCCATGACTGCTGTTGATGACAATAAGATAATAAA is part of the Methanosphaera sp. BMS genome and harbors:
- a CDS encoding radical SAM protein; the protein is MIEEYNTVIKNPRKVITRYASCYPNIYRVAMSSLGYHIIYDYLNEREDIYCERVIYPQTKSIETRTSLSEFDIVGFTLQFEQDYLNMIDMLKRSGIPLLSKDRKPHHPLVIAGGPCAASNPLPISNFVDFFAVGDGELMLDEIVNIRQDTNNPRADIFDFLEVPGVYIPGQKVKLQQVRNMQKAHRPIYQIVTKTDNPKFMPAFGDNAFLLEVSRGCSRGCRFCMSGCMYRPRREVKLETLVDTAIKTRHVTGHDKVALIGEAVSDYSRIEDLCSILSEEGFQIATPSLRVESVSDELLEILKDSGLKTITIAPETTQNQRWKLNKPMSDHQIHHTIDRAINLKLKVKMYLLLGTPGETKEDVLELVNFIRGITSRGVRYNTVKTSVNPLIPKPHTPLQWMKFDYDDLFDKFKKYSTRLKYSHKQENLKKATMQYVLTNSGGELNKLLMIGDRIQFKDWYKLAVNINNIKQNSEYALPWHEIDVGVSNKFLRAEYDRVQSGQITPWCEEDGCHGCGACM